tacTTACAAATAGTTGAACATACTTACAACTCCCTAAACtacttgatatttaaaaaagatagtgCTTGCAAgtatgaaaatgagttgtaagtacgttaaaaaatatttcaagtaggaaattttccaaattaagtatgaaaaaagccCTACTTGACAAATTCAGTACTTTTAACCTACTAACATACTGGAAATTAAGTATGTTACCGCTGCTGTGTGTCCTTCGACATCCTGCGGAGGGTCCTGAGAGACTACTTTGGCTACGACATTACTTACGTCATGAACATCACCGACATCGACGACAAGGTAAGGCATCAATTACAATTACAACAaccaaacatttgaaaaactaTAATTTAATTGATGTAATTGATTTAACTAAGATCATCAAAAGAGCCAGGCAGAATTATTTGTACGAAAAGTACGCAGCCGAGTCGAGTGAGCTGGAAACTCTCCGAAAAGATGTCGAGGAATCTGTCGGCCGTCTAGCCAAACAAATGGCGGTGACCACCGATCCCGATAAGAAAGTCATGCAGGAGACGATGCTGGCCAAAGTCACCGCCGCCATTAACAAATCGGCCGAAATAACCATCAAAGCTGCGGATGGTCTATGCCACGATGCCAAGAGCTTTTTGTTGGCGGAAGCCAAAGACGTTTTGAGCGACTGGCTCGACTCCAAGCACGGCATGGACGTTTCGGACAACGCCATTTTCGCTTCACTCCCGCGATACTGGGAGGAGGAATTCTACAAAGACATGGCCGCTCTCAACGTCCTACCCGCCGACGTGATTACTCGCGTCAGCGAATACGTCCCGGAGATTGTCGATTACATCGCCAAAATTATGGAACGTGGATTTGCATATTCGGGTGAGagattttcttactttttcttctattacgTCTTGTGAAATAATTTCtttggttttattattttgaagcCAATGGCTCTGTGTACTTTGATGTCTCCAAATTCGATTCGCAAAAGAATCACAAGTACGCCAAATTGGTGCCGGAGGCTTACGGCGACTCCAAAGCCCTGCAGGAAGGCGAAGGCGATCTGAGCGTCTCCGAAGATCGTCTGAGCGAGAAGAAATCGCCCAACGATTTCGCCCTGTGGAAAAATTCCAAGAGCGGCGAGCCTTCGTGGGATTCTCCATGGGGAAAAGGTAATCACAAATTCATGAACTTTTGAATGGATTGCGTTATGAGTTATGTaatatttggtttttcatTCAGGACGTCCTGGTTGGCATATTGAATGCAGCGTGATGGCCAGTGCAATTTTGGGGTCGTCAATGGATTTTCACACGGGCGGCGTCGACCTCAAGTTCCCCCATCACGACAACGAACTTGCCCAGTCTGAAGCCTATTACGATAACGACGAATGGGTTCGCTATTTCCTTCACACCGGTCATCTGACCATCCAGGTAAATACTAAATACTAAATGCAAACTTAACAAGTCACTCCTCCCAACTCTAATGAATTGGGCAGGGTTGCAAAATGTCCAAATCGCTCAAGAACTTCATCACGATCCAAGATGCGCTGAGTCGCAACAGCAGCCGCGAATTGCGTATCTTCTTCCTGCTGCACCAGTGGAAGGAAACGCTCGACTACAGCGACAGCGCCATGGAAGAAGCCTCGAGCTACGAGAAAATGCTCAGGGAATTCTTCCTCAACGCCAAGGATCTCTTGAGGAGCGGCCCGACTGCTGCCGCCATCACCgcccatcagcagcaacattTCCAAAAATGGAGCGACGCCGAGCGGGAACTCAACCAGCGGTTCGTCCAAGCCAAAAATCGAGTGCGCCAAGCTCTCTGCGATAATATCGACACTAAAACTTCCTTGGAGGCCATCAAGAGCCTGATTTCAGACTGCAACAAATATCTGGCGCGGATGAAACGATCGGCCAACCGGGTGCTGATCAAGTCCGTCGCCGAATACGTCACACGATTGTTCCAGATCTTTGGCGTGATCGAAGGCAAGCAAACCCTCGGATTTCCCAGCACTGAATCGTCTGCTGGCGGACCAGGTAATAATGACATTAGCGCCGAAGAAATCGTCATGCCCGTCCTGGAAGCGCTGGCGGAATTCCGGGAAGAAGTGAGGAAAGAAGCTCGACAGTTAGGGGCGAAGCCAGTTCTGGAACTTTGCGATCGATTTCGAGATGATGTCTTGCCCAGCTTGGGCGTACGACTGGAAGATCGTGAGGGTCAACCACCTGCTTTGAAGCTCGTCCCGCGTGATGAACTCCTCAAGGAGATGAAACTTCTCAAGGAGAAACTCCTTacggagaaagaagagagaaaggatGCCAGACAAGCTGAGCTAAATCGTAAAAAGATACAGTTAGAAGAATTGCGAGAAGCAAGGGATGCCAGACGAGCTGCGTTAAATCATCAATagactttattttattagaagAATTGCGAAAAGAAAGACGAAATGAAATCGGTACGCACATCCCAAGAAATAAAGATAGTAATTAATTGTATAACAATTCATTTTGCCACCCAATTGTTATTACGGGAGTATCGTTAACGTCCATTCTTCTTTGATCTACAGGTCAAACGGATAAGTAGTCTGCTTTCAACGAAAGAGATGCCAATTCTGGAGCTTAACAAGTTGGAGAAAGAATTAATGAGTTAATTTCTAGTACACGAGTAAGATTTTAGATGTATTCGATTCAACCAATTACAAATACAATCATTCATATGGCAACCATCAGAGTATGTAAGTGCGGTTTGATTCGACAGGTTATCGTTATTTTCAATCGATCCACGATTTCACTCTGACTTCAAAGTAGCGCGAAGCAAACGTGCTGCCAATCAGACCAACCTTTTTCCGTTTCTAATTCAATTCATCGCTATCCTTGTCGACTCTTGCGCAAGTCTGTGCTGTGCAAGAATATCAAATTCggaaaagaaatacattttttaaaaaagaccgcgcatttgtttaaaaaaaagaaaggaaaaaaattcaaaagatttcATTCTTGAACGCTAGGTGGCTTCGAGGATGATGACATTAATAGATATGTGtgaataagatttttttttttttatcgaagtATCAAAGTCTAACGAGCCGGTAGCGATTCCTCCTTCCTAAACGTTGCTGCTTATCGCTCTATGTCAATTTTACTTTCCGACTTGTTGGTTTGccgaaaaaaacttttgaaaactttCAAGGATGTTGGCAAGTTTAGGATCTTAATACTTTTGGTGTAATAACAACCAGCAATGTACCGAATCAAATATAGGTTGTTAGAAatgtatttaaatatttgtattacaATAGAACGCGGAGCAATTTCTCGACTGTGTTTAACGCTGTTATTCTTTGAACgacattaatttttaaaatgtcgacACAGTTCGAACTTGTTTGAAATCGGGTGTTGGCATTGATCGAGTTGAGAGATGGCGGAGATGTGGCCAATTAAAGTAGTTGGAATAAACCCTTTGGTTGGCTGCAATCCAGTCTAAGAAGTAAGACACCTGAGTGTAGATACCTGAAAGAACAATACTAGCGATTTAGTACATTTTTATCCCACAAAAATTCAcggttgtttaaaaataattcatttaaaaaaaatgtcggaaTGGAATGATGTGGCTAATGTGGCGATCAAGATTCCTGCATCCGCATGTAACCAGTTAACTTGACTGTCATTTGAGATAACAACGAAGGGCATTATGCCATTCCGCATTGTATCGTACGTACCAGGATAAGAAGCTAAAGCGCATCCTTCGCCCCAGGAGACAATTCCGTAAAGGACGGCCGTCTCACCACTGCCTGTGAACAGCGGGCCGCCAGAGTCTCCCTGACAAGAATCAAGGCCGCCTGTGGGTatacaaaaatagaaacaatttcattttatttttattttttcactcaACAGCGCATCCCACCAAATTCTATTTTGTGAATTACCCTTTTTCATGTCACCAGCACACATCATCGACGGAAGAACGATTCGATTTTCGGAATCACCACCGTAAGCCTTGTCGCAAACTTGGTCGGAAACCACCGTGATGTTGACACTTCGGAGAAGGTCAGAGAGCCTGTCATTTGACCAGGATGCAGACTATAtccgattttaaaaaaaaaatgaaataaaaatatttcaatgttaTCAGTGATTTGCAATTCCAAGATAGAGATCAAAGTTTATATTACATTCGTGAATCCCCATCCGGATACGTTGACGTGAGTTCCAGCCGGCGGATCGTACTGAGAGGTAGGCTCCGGTAAGTTAATTGGTTTGGCAGAAGGCACACTGAGATCCAAAGGAGCTTGGTTCATCTGAatataatgaaatcaaatttatacagaaaaaaaaatgataatgaatTTACATACGAAAATAAGGGCGATGTCGTTTTTGAAATGATCGGTATCGTATTCTTCGTGCACGATAAATGAAACGGGAAATGCATCCTGTTCATGTCCGCTGTTGATGGAGAGACTGTGCTCTCCGGCGACTACGCGCAAAGAGGTGTCATCAATCctaataaattataataataacatcaTACATAATTAATGATAATTAATGCATCAAAAAATCTCGATCATTTTTATCAATTCCAAAGCActtaaaaaggagaaaaaaaagataattttccAGCCTATATACCCGGAGACGCAATGGGCGGCAGTGATGACGACGTTAGCATCAAGAATAACTCCTCCGCAGTAATGAGCCCAGCGAGATCCGGCGTCACTCCGGCGCTGTATAGAAACCTGGAATGGAAGCGAATTGGGCACGACTATTGTCCCTCCTACGATTTTCTCCTGTGGAATCCTTTGATAGCTTCCTCTATTATTCATAATGAGCGAGGCGCTCCTGTGAGGTGATGACGTCACGGATTCGGAAATCACTTGGCAATAATGAATGAGAAAAGCAATCCAAGAATATGTTATCGAGAAGCCAAtcaatatttacaaaaaaaaaagtaaaaatttatttgttttaaagttttaCCGGTAGAACAGCAGACAACGAAGGTAGCAAGCAGCACAACGAACTTCATTTCGGCCGGAATCGTTAACTTTTACTAACGAGAAGAGTCAACCGAAGAAAGCCCTTAATGAAATGGTTCGGAAAGGAAGGTTAAactaattttaagaaatttgcgtagaaattgaaatcaaaactaaattttcacttttttagtTTGCCGTGCAAATACAGGAAGAACGTAGAGGCCAATAGTTCAACTTAGACTGATGAATTTGCCGCAAGCAAAGTGGAGttcttttgagttttatttCGCAGAAAAGGTCATtatcatttttggtttttccgaGAATCCGCTGCTCTGGCGGATGGGGGTGAAGAGGTCAAAGTTTACCACAGGTCAAtggaattataaaaaatttatttaaaaaaatttaattagatcAGAATTACTGAAGTCGAATATTATATCTATACAAATAGGAGAGCAGCAAACAAGGTTTCACACATAATCTTTAATCAGATTATAATGTGTCGCATGAATCCGTGTAGTTACCAGTTACATTTGTCACACCATAAACGAGACCAGAAACGAAAGCTTATCTCCTTGTATTGGTACTATTTCAAAGTTCAACCGATATCTCTGCCGttgttataaaataaaaacaacagctttgagtttatttgttatgtttttaaCTGGTCCAACTGCCATTcgttaaaattataaatacattttggtcaaaataacctttttttttgtaaccgaAGAAAATTATCTCATCTAAATTTGACTGATGTTGACTGTTGATTATCGATTATGACTCATATTATTTTACTTCAAGTTtgagtaataaataaaaagggctGAAGCACTTTACATTTAAAAGAACACATTCGTAATGATTGCTTCttcttgatttattatttgtcaGTTGCTATGCCGACGAAATTGTCCACTATAGATGGTTCGAAGGAAATCTGGGTCTCCATCATCTGGAAATTTACTCGACTCCAACGGAAGTGTGTGGATTGTGGACTCTCACCCTAATAACGTGGTGACGAAGCGGAGGGCTAAACTCCACTCTAAAAGTGTAAGCCCAAATCATATCGAATTGTTGAACAAATTTCGACGAGCCTCCAGCGAGAACTCGACCATCATTATTCCAACTGTCGTGGTTGGATACAGTCACAATCGTACAAAGCGctcgttaaaataagaaaagaaacagtaACCATTTTTTCGAcatgaaaaattgttcaattGAACGGTAGATGGTAGCAGAGGGAGCCGCCCAAGTAAATGCCcgtggaaaaaaggaaaaaaagaagaagagaagccaAAGCCAGAGCCCAACGTTGACCGATTTAGTGCCCATGGTTAagcgcaaacaaaaaaagaattgtcaGCCAAATACTAGATTCAGTGTGCGTTCTGCGTTGTTTGTTATCGACtgcttttttaacttttaacttCTCACATTACGTATTGTTTGCTGGTGGACATTGTTGCTACGCCGAAACGGGAGCAAAATTTGGTCACTTGAAATTGCAATTTCTTCCCAGTGCGGATTTACGttatttctttcctctttgGTGTTGTACATTGTACATATATTCGATGGTTTCATTCCAGACAGCCATGTCTGGAATGGCTAGACTGGGCGGAGCGtaaccgttttttttctctctctctacgcatcccgaattgaaattttcatcttctttcttcaccGGGGGTCTTTTATAATATCCACCGTACAACAACCTTTGCCGAATCGAAAATGATGGGTGGAAAActttattttgtattgattGTTGCTCTGGGCTGCTGGGACCTTGCTTTAggtaattaattcattaaagATAAGTGTCTTGTGGCTTGCGTCTAAACTATTTCTATCCTTTGAATGTACAGCCCTCAAATGCCATTGTGATATATGCACCGCAGAGACAAATCACACATGTGAAACAGATGGTTTTTGCTTTACTTCAACGTCTCTAAATAGAAAGACTGGAGCCCTGATTCATGCCTACAGGTACACATCTTCATTCTCACCTTAGTCTAAAGGCGTGAAAGTTTAATTACCATGTTGTCAGTTGGGTTAAAATCATTACTTTGGTAAGTCATCATCATTCGCTTGTTTGACTTGTTGGGATCCTCTATGTTGTCCACTAGACTGCAGCACAGCACACCATCAACATAGATGGCTGTCACTCTCGCtcagtattattattattatccctTGAGGAAAACGAAACCATTTCATTCAACTGCTTTCATTTACTGTTAGTCGCTGTTCTTCCATTTGCCATCATAGCCGCTGTTCCTCTTCCCTCTCATTTTCTAGTCCTTCATtgtctttttgggttttttatcCACTTCTTTGTCTTTGAAAACACCTTTGATGAGAAGTTGCCTTTCTCAATGGCAATCGTTGCCCCCGGAGAACCCCATTTTATGCCAGCCATCCGGTTCCAGCCCTCCCGACCGATTTCAAATGGTCGTCCAATGCTGCCAACACCGTGACTTTTGCAACGTAGAAAACGTGCCCACTCTGGCCTCCCATTTAGGTGAGTATTCTCCGTCtccagaagatgaaaaaaaaggaaccaaaaaccaaaaactctCCCCGACATTTTGCTAACTTTAGTCCCGTCTccaaccttcttcttctttcccccccaccAGACGTGGCTTGTGCTTGCCAAAAATTGCACGAGGTTTGCGAAACAATCACGCCCCCCTGAACGATTCTAGtaatttgatgatgatgtaggATGAGTAtataatctttttaaaaaacaaatagcgAACAGGTTCCACAAAAACCTAACTCTCTGCTTGGCAcacaatttaattcaattgtttttttaaattttagaatagttgaaaagaaaagacaggTAATAATAGATGGTGagcatgtgtgtgtgctgtgctgctttCTTTATACGGGACTCATCACGATTTGATGGTCGGCGTGTTGGTTCAGCTAAATCGGACGTTTGGGCCCGACAAGTCAAACTGTaccatttgattttattttctatcttcAATGTTGGTATTTTCAAATCGGCGATACAGTCACAAACACAATTTATATAGCaacattggattttttttttctttaaaaaaaaatcgactggTTTAAGACTTGTCGTGTTTTTATCCCATGTGTTTACGTGTCGGGGGATTCTAAGTGTGTACGTCCGAAATCGGCCGGGATTCCGctgatgtttatttttgtttttctcaatttctcaCCCACCATTTTGTGATTCGTTGTGTTTACTTTGGGGGCAAATTGGCGCATTGGCTATTGATATAAAATAGATGCTTGGACCGAGTGCTGCTGTATCCTCCCGAGAACCCCATCATGTGTCACTACGCCCGCCCTCTCAACGACACATTTGTCGTCGGATGCTGCAAGGACTACGACTTGTGCAACCGCGATTTGAAACCCATCCTGCACGTCCGCAACACCACAGGTAATAACGAAACCGAAATCGGATGGAAATTGCCTCTTCGTAGCTCTCTGCCCCCTTCTTACTTTAGAGGAATTTGATTTCAGACAAgttaccaaacaaaacaaaaaaaatggcttctctcttttcatggCTTTTTTTGATTGGGTTTCTATTGTTTCGGCCGTTggtttattgttgttttgtatGTTTGTGTCTTTTGGGTTATTAGTGCCTTATCTCAGGATTGTCAAATCTTCGTTGGGATTGAGTAATATTGGTTAGTATTCcggctttttgttttgatctcTCATTTGGTTGTGTATTTATAATTGTGGAAAAAAGGTGAAGGTGAAGTATGAGTCATTTATATCAGTATACTTATTCTTCTAATCAACATTCCTCGACTAATTCTaacattataatttttttgttttcattaacaTGTTAACAAGCCTGCTCATTTTTATAactttagttttattttgttttttatttaaagctaaccaaaaaaagaattaaccGCACGTATTATGTTTAtttgcttgtttttctttacatttcttCCGCCTTTCTTTCTacttttgttctctctctgACCAATCCACcaaccccaccaccacctaccGTTCTACTCCTCATTTACCTGTTCCCACAATTGGCGGCCCAGCTGTCTGAACTCGGTCGACTCCAGCGTCTGGTGTGGCGTCGGTAGCGACGACGGAGATGAGGTGATCAAGTACATTGACGAAGACGGCAATCCATTCGTTGTGGCATGTTGCCGCGGGGATTACTGCCGGAATGCCCAGCAACACTTAACCAATCACACTTTGCTCTCCGTCGCAGGTCTTTTCCTCCGCTCTTTTCCAACCAAAAAAGTCTTATCCTACATATAATTACCCCAGTCTCTCCCCCTGCTCTTAacaattctctctcttttaattttattatttttcgaaatttcgaTCTCATTCCGGTCGATTTTCGgttgtaattcatttttttttttttaatttgatttggtttgttCGTCTTTACCTTTTGAAACAGATCCGGAGGCCGTCGATTTGACTTGGTTCGGCTTTGGCAAGTGGGAGCTGGCGCTGCTCATTGGCATTCCCATCGCCGTCGGCATCTTATTCGTCATGATCCTGTTCAGCGTGAGGCATCAGCGGCGACGGCGGATGATCAACCGCCGCATGGTCGACATGGAGCATAATATGGATTCGGCCGACATACCCATTTTAGGTTGGATTCGAGTTGGCTGGGCCTTTGTCCGTCGCGATGGCAACAGCAGCATAATATCTTTTGTTTCTCAGGACACAACGGCGTAGGAGCCGCCTGCCTCAGAGACATAATTGACATGACAACCAGCGGCTCGGGTTCCGGCTTACCTTTGCTCGTCCAGCGCAGTATTGCCCGTCAAATTCAACTGATGGACATAATCGGCAAAGGCAGATTCGGAGAGGTattttcaaaccaaaattatTGTTCCGGTGGGAATacaatcaattattattattattgatgaCGCAATTAGGTGTGGCGTGGAAGGTGGCGCGGTGAGAATGTGGCCGTCAAGATTTTCTCGTCCAGGGAGGAGCGCTCTTGGTTCCGCGAAGCTGAAATCTACCAAACGGTCATGCTCCGGCACGATAACATTCTTGGTTTCATTGCCGCCGATAACAAAGGTATATAATAATTCTATTTAAAACTaccaatgaaatgaattaaattaacatttttttttttttaaatggccaGATAACGGAACTTGGACTCAATTGTGGCTCGTCACCGACTACCACGAAAACGGATCGCTCTTTGATTTCCTCAACCGGACGACGGTGGACAGCACGACGATGGTGAGGATGGCCCTTTCCATCGCCACTGGACTCTCTCACCTTCACATGGAAATTCTGGGCACTCAAGGtctgaattttatttgttaggaTCGATGGATAGATCGTTGATTTGATCGGTCTTGTTTGATCGTGTATAGGTAAACCGGCCATCGCTCATCGCGATCTCAAATCCAAAAACGTTTTGGTCAAGGCCAATCGCACCTGCGCCATTGGCGATTTGGGTCTGGCCGTCCGCTACGATGCCACCGTCGACACTGTCGACATTGCCCTCAACCACAGGGTGGGCACCAAACGTTACATGGCCCCCGaggttcgtttttttatagttctcaccaaatttatgtttttaaatttgccgccaatttttaaattgattttgcGCTTTTCCAGGTTCTCGAAGAAACAATCAACGCCAACCACTTTGACTCGTTCAAACGTGCCGATGTCTACGCTCTGGGTCTCGTCTTTTGGGAGATTGCCCGTCGCTGCAACATGGGCGGCATCATCGACGAGTACCAGTTGCCGTTCTACGACGTCGTCCCCTCTGACCCGTCCATCGAAGAAATGCGCAAGGTCGTCTGCGTCGACCGCCAGAGGCCGTCGATCCCCAACCGGTGGCAATCGTACGAAACCCTTCGGGCCATGTCGCAGCTAATGAAGGAGTGCTGGTACGCCAACGCAGCTGCCCGTCTAACAGCTCTCCGCATCAAAAAGACGCTGGCCAATTTGGATGCCCCGGAAGATGTcaagaattaataaaaataacaacactgccccccctcccccttctcCTTCCCGTTGACCTTATgtcagaaaaaattaaaaacagataAATGAACAGTTCAAATACGTTTGTCAGCTACTTATATACATTTAGTACGTCTCGCTttgtttcaaaacaatttaagtgtgtgtacgtgtgtgtgttgaaaaatgtgaatgcGTTGGGAGTGCATGAGAGTGTCTCGTAACCCCTGCCATCAacccactttttttgtttttctctctttgattgttgattgtgtggatggtgatgatgatctGTCTCCTGATTACTAGCTGTAGtaattctgttttaaaaaatcaattcattaattattattattattattcagtctttaaattttttttttcttccttctcctaCCCCCTGCCCTATTATCTCTATGTGACCGA
This window of the Daphnia pulex isolate KAP4 chromosome 5, ASM2113471v1 genome carries:
- the LOC124193572 gene encoding cysteine--tRNA ligase, cytoplasmic-like; translated protein: MSEATSLNNSGTKLMIYNSLTRKKEVFTPQNGNNITWYSCGPTVYDASHMGHARSYMSFDILRRVLRDYFGYDITYVMNITDIDDKIIKRARQNYLYEKYAAESSELETLRKDVEESVGRLAKQMAVTTDPDKKVMQETMLAKVTAAINKSAEITIKAADGLCHDAKSFLLAEAKDVLSDWLDSKHGMDVSDNAIFASLPRYWEEEFYKDMAALNVLPADVITRVSEYVPEIVDYIAKIMERGFAYSANGSVYFDVSKFDSQKNHKYAKLVPEAYGDSKALQEGEGDLSVSEDRLSEKKSPNDFALWKNSKSGEPSWDSPWGKGRPGWHIECSVMASAILGSSMDFHTGGVDLKFPHHDNELAQSEAYYDNDEWVRYFLHTGHLTIQGCKMSKSLKNFITIQDALSRNSSRELRIFFLLHQWKETLDYSDSAMEEASSYEKMLREFFLNAKDLLRSGPTAAAITAHQQQHFQKWSDAERELNQRFVQAKNRVRQALCDNIDTKTSLEAIKSLISDCNKYLARMKRSANRVLIKSVAEYVTRLFQIFGVIEGKQTLGFPSTESSAGGPGNNDISAEEIVMPVLEALAEFREEVRKEARQLGAKPVLELCDRFRDDVLPSLGVRLEDREGQPPALKLVPRDELLKEMKLLKEKLLTEKEERKDARQAELNRKKIQLEELREARDARRAALNHQ
- the LOC124193573 gene encoding trypsin-1-like, whose translation is MKFVVLLATFVVCCSTVISESVTSSPHRSASLIMNNRGSYQRIPQEKIVGGTIVVPNSLPFQVSIQRRSDAGSRWAHYCGGVILDANVVITAAHCVSGIDDTSLRVVAGEHSLSINSGHEQDAFPVSFIVHEEYDTDHFKNDIALIFMNQAPLDLSVPSAKPINLPEPTSQYDPPAGTHVNVSGWGFTNSASWSNDRLSDLLRSVNITVVSDQVCDKAYGGDSENRIVLPSMMCAGDMKKGGLDSCQGDSGGPLFTGSGETAVLYGIVSWGEGCALASYPGIYTQVSYFLDWIAANQRVYSNYFNWPHLRHLSTRSMPTPDFKQVRTVSTF
- the LOC124193305 gene encoding TGF-beta receptor type-1-like isoform X2 — its product is MMGGKLYFVLIVALGCWDLALALKCHCDICTAETNHTCETDGFCFTSTSLNRKTGALIHAYSCLNSVDSSVWCGVGSDDGDEVIKYIDEDGNPFVVACCRGDYCRNAQQHLTNHTLLSVADPEAVDLTWFGFGKWELALLIGIPIAVGILFVMILFSVRHQRRRRMINRRMVDMEHNMDSADIPILGHNGVGAACLRDIIDMTTSGSGSGLPLLVQRSIARQIQLMDIIGKGRFGEVWRGRWRGENVAVKIFSSREERSWFREAEIYQTVMLRHDNILGFIAADNKDNGTWTQLWLVTDYHENGSLFDFLNRTTVDSTTMVRMALSIATGLSHLHMEILGTQGKPAIAHRDLKSKNVLVKANRTCAIGDLGLAVRYDATVDTVDIALNHRVGTKRYMAPEVLEETINANHFDSFKRADVYALGLVFWEIARRCNMGGIIDEYQLPFYDVVPSDPSIEEMRKVVCVDRQRPSIPNRWQSYETLRAMSQLMKECWYANAAARLTALRIKKTLANLDAPEDVKN
- the LOC124193305 gene encoding TGF-beta receptor type-1-like isoform X4, whose amino-acid sequence is MMGGKLYFVLIVALGCWDLALALKCHCDICTAETNHTCETDGFCFTSTSLNRKTGALIHAYRCLDRVLLYPPENPIMCHYARPLNDTFVVGCCKDYDLCNRDLKPILHVRNTTDPEAVDLTWFGFGKWELALLIGIPIAVGILFVMILFSVRHQRRRRMINRRMVDMEHNMDSADIPILGHNGVGAACLRDIIDMTTSGSGSGLPLLVQRSIARQIQLMDIIGKGRFGEVWRGRWRGENVAVKIFSSREERSWFREAEIYQTVMLRHDNILGFIAADNKDNGTWTQLWLVTDYHENGSLFDFLNRTTVDSTTMVRMALSIATGLSHLHMEILGTQGKPAIAHRDLKSKNVLVKANRTCAIGDLGLAVRYDATVDTVDIALNHRVGTKRYMAPEVLEETINANHFDSFKRADVYALGLVFWEIARRCNMGGIIDEYQLPFYDVVPSDPSIEEMRKVVCVDRQRPSIPNRWQSYETLRAMSQLMKECWYANAAARLTALRIKKTLANLDAPEDVKN
- the LOC124193305 gene encoding TGF-beta receptor type-1-like isoform X3 — protein: MMGGKLYFVLIVALGCWDLALALKCHCDICTAETNHTCETDGFCFTSTSLNRKTGALIHAYSCLSQWQSLPPENPILCQPSGSSPPDRFQMVVQCCQHRDFCNVENVPTLASHLDPEAVDLTWFGFGKWELALLIGIPIAVGILFVMILFSVRHQRRRRMINRRMVDMEHNMDSADIPILGHNGVGAACLRDIIDMTTSGSGSGLPLLVQRSIARQIQLMDIIGKGRFGEVWRGRWRGENVAVKIFSSREERSWFREAEIYQTVMLRHDNILGFIAADNKDNGTWTQLWLVTDYHENGSLFDFLNRTTVDSTTMVRMALSIATGLSHLHMEILGTQGKPAIAHRDLKSKNVLVKANRTCAIGDLGLAVRYDATVDTVDIALNHRVGTKRYMAPEVLEETINANHFDSFKRADVYALGLVFWEIARRCNMGGIIDEYQLPFYDVVPSDPSIEEMRKVVCVDRQRPSIPNRWQSYETLRAMSQLMKECWYANAAARLTALRIKKTLANLDAPEDVKN
- the LOC124193305 gene encoding TGF-beta receptor type-1-like isoform X1; this translates as MMGGKLYFVLIVALGCWDLALALKCHCDICTAETNHTCETDGFCFTSTSLNRKTGALIHAYRCLDRVLLYPPENPIMCHYARPLNDTFVVGCCKDYDLCNRDLKPILHVRNTTVPYLRIVKSSLGLSNIDPEAVDLTWFGFGKWELALLIGIPIAVGILFVMILFSVRHQRRRRMINRRMVDMEHNMDSADIPILGHNGVGAACLRDIIDMTTSGSGSGLPLLVQRSIARQIQLMDIIGKGRFGEVWRGRWRGENVAVKIFSSREERSWFREAEIYQTVMLRHDNILGFIAADNKDNGTWTQLWLVTDYHENGSLFDFLNRTTVDSTTMVRMALSIATGLSHLHMEILGTQGKPAIAHRDLKSKNVLVKANRTCAIGDLGLAVRYDATVDTVDIALNHRVGTKRYMAPEVLEETINANHFDSFKRADVYALGLVFWEIARRCNMGGIIDEYQLPFYDVVPSDPSIEEMRKVVCVDRQRPSIPNRWQSYETLRAMSQLMKECWYANAAARLTALRIKKTLANLDAPEDVKN